From Hyalangium minutum:
GAGGAGCCTGTCGACGAGGAGCGCCTCTTCGCCGAGGAGGGCTCCGCCGAAGGATGTGCCTCGGGTGAGTGTCTGCCAGACGCTCCTGTGGTCCCGGCTCCCGCCCCCGCCGCACCGCCTCCGGCCAGCACCGGCCGGGACAACCCGGCCCTCTCGACGGCCGAGCGATGGCGCGCCGCGGTAGACAGCGTGAAGGCCGCCAGCGTCCGCCACGGCGCCGCGCTCTCCCACGGCCGGCTGCTGTGGCTGCGCCCGGGTGAGGTGGGCGTGGCGTACATCGCCGCGCACGCGTTCCACCGGGGTCAGGTCATGGGCGGCACCGGCCGGGCGATGGTGGAGAAGGCGCTCTCGGAGCACTTCGGCCGGCCCACGAAGCTGATGCTGGAGGAGGCTGTCGGTGAAGCCACCACCACTCTCAGTATCGCCGAGCAGGAATCCCAGGCCCGCACCGCCCACCAACAGAGCACCGAGGGCAAGGTCCGCTCACACCCCGCCATCCGAGCCGTCCTGAAGATGCTGGGGGGAGAGATCGAGCACATCCAAGTGCTGGAACCTGAACGTCCAGCAAGCGGCCCAACCGTCGAAACTCCTGAGGACAGCGCCTGACAAAGCGCCCGCACGACGGTAGGTTGCGCCCCGCATTGTTCATCTCGGGTGCCTGGCAGGCGCCCGCCTTCCAGATCGAAGAGGAAGCCTCATGCCCGGCATCGACCTGAACTACTTCATCCGACAGGCCAACAAGCTCACCGAGAAGATCGAGCAGCGCAAGCAGGAGCTGGCCAACGACACCGTCGAGGGCAAGGCCGGTGATGGCCGCGTGACGGTGATCGCCAACGGCATCCAAGAGATCCGCAGCATCAAGATCGACAAGGCCACCATCGATCCGAACGACACCAGCATGCTCGAGGATCTCATCACCGCCGCGGTGAACGCTGCCCTGGCGAACAGCCGTCAGCACATGCAGAAGGAGCTCGCGAAAATCTCCGGCGGCATCAAGATCCCAGGCATTACCTAAAGCCGGATGACTCCCGATCCTCTCAACAGGCTCGTCGCCCAGCTGGCCAAGCTGCCGGGCATTGGCGAGAAGACCGCGCAGCGCCTCGCGTTCCACATCCTGCGGGCTCCTGGCGACTACGCCGCGGAGCTGTCCCAGGCCATCCGCGAGGTGAAGGAGAAGGTGCACCTGTGCGCCCGGTGCTACTCGCTCACGGACTCGGAGCTGTGCGGCTTCTGCCGCGACATGCGCCGTGACGAGAAGGTGCTCTGCGTGGTGGAGACCTTCGCGGACCTGATGGCACTGGAGCGCACGCGCGAGTTCCGCGGCCGCTACCACGTGCTGCACGGCGTGCTGTCTCCCCTGGAGGGGATTGGCCCCGACCAGCTTCGCATCAAGGAGCTGCTGGAGCGCCTCAATGACGGCAAGGTGGAGGAGCTCATCCTCGCCACCAACCCGGACGTGGAAGGGGAGGCCACCGCGCTCTACCTCACCCGGCTCCTCAAGCCGATGGGCCTGCGCGTGAGCCGAATCGCCCAGGGCCTGCCCATGGGCGGGGACCTCGAGTACGCCGACCAGGCGACGCTCGCGAAGGCGCTCAGCGCCCGCCGCGAGCTGTGAGTCCCGCTACCGCGTGACGGTGTAGTCGAACGGCAGCACCACGTTGACCTCCCGGTCTCGGTGAGCCGGGAAGCGCAGGCGCTCGGCCTGGGTCTCCAGGCACTGGCCCACCGGCTTGGAGGCCAGCGGCCCCTGCGTCGTGGCCTTCACACGCCCCGAGGAGGCAATGGCCAGCTGCACGCGCACCACACCCGAGTTCGAGGGCAGGTCCTGCTTGTACTTCTCGAAGCAGGTGACGATACGAGACCGGCCGCGCGCCACCACGCGCTCCACATCTTGAATCCCCAGGGTGACCGGACGCGGCTTCCCCGTCTTGGTCACCGGATCCTTCTGCGTTGTGCCGGGCTTGTCCTCGGTCTCCTCTGGAGGTTTCACGTTCTCCGAAGAAGGAGTCTCGGGCTCGGGCGTCGCCGGCTCGGGCGGGGTGGTAGGGGCCGGAGCCACCGCCGCAACCACCGCAGGCGCAGGGGGCGTTGGCGTCGGCTCTCCAGCGGGCGGCGTCACGGGAGGCGCGGGCATGGCCACGGCCTCGGGAGGTGTGGACTTCGAGAGTCCCTTCCAGGCCGCGAAGCCGCCTCCGCCCAAGAGCAGCAACGCCCCGGCCACCACACCGATCAGCAGCCCCGTGCGGCGGGGCTTGCCCTCAGCCGTCTGCGCTGCTCCTGCCGGCGGAGGGACAATACCGGTGGCACTGTGGCGCAGGGGAGGCTGGGACGCGGGCGCCGCGACCGAGGGAAAGACGCCGCTGGAGGCAAACACCACGGGCTTCGGCGGCTGCGACACCGTCTGGGCGGCCGTGGCCGTCAGGGAGGCCAGCGTGGGGATGCGCGTCTTCGCCGCGAAGCGCTCCTCGCCGAACTGCATGCGCAGGTACTCGGCCAGCTCCTTGTGGGTGGCCAGCGGAACCTTGCCCTTCACACTGTGCTCAATGGCGTCCGCGAAGTCCGCCGCCGTGGCGTAGCGGTCCTCGGCTTTGATGGCCATGGCCTTGAGCACCACCGCCTCCAGCTCCGGAGGGATGTCCTTGCGCAGCTGGGCGGGCGGCATGAAGTCGCCCTGCAGCAGCGCATTCAAGATGGCCAGGTCGTTCTCCCGGGCGAAGGGCCGCACGTTGGTGAGCGACTCGTAGAGGCTCACCCCGAGCGAGAACACGTCCGCGCGCCGGTCCACCTCTTTGCCCTGGGCCTGCTCGGGCGCCATATAGATGTACTTGCCCTTCACCACGCCGGTGCGCGTCTGCACCACGCGGGAGGCGGCCTTGGCGATGCCAAAGTCCAGCACCTTCACCTGGCCCTGGTACGTCACGTACAGGTTCGACGGTGAGATGTCCCGGTGGACGATGTGGAGGGGCTGGCCCTCCTCGTTGGTGAAGTCATGGGCGTAGTGCAGGCCGCGCGCCGCATCCACCAGCACCCGCAGGGTGATGGGCATGGGCGTGTACTGCCGCTTCTTGCCCGCGTGGCGCAGCGTGGTGGAGAAGTCCTCGCCGGCCAGGAACTCCATGCAGATGTAGTAGCAGCCGTCGATGAACCCCAGCTCGTGGATCTGAATGATGTTGGGGTGAGACAGCCGCGCCGCCAGCCGCGCCTCGTCCCGGAACATCTCCACGAAGTCCGGGATGCTGGAGAGGTTGGACAGCATGCGCTTGATGACGACGTTGCGCTCGAAGCCGTCGGCGCCCAGCAGCTTGGCGAGGAAGATCTCCGCCATGCCGCCCTCGGCGAGCTTGCGCACCAGCACGTACTGCCCATAGGGGTGTAGCAGCGGCGGACTCGCGGCGCCTTGGCTCCCGGGCTCGGGCTGCGTGCTGCTCATTCCTCGGAACCTCGCTTCAGGGTGCGCACCACGTACACATCCGGTGCGCCGGCATGCTGCATCTTAAACAGCAGAACGGGGGGAACGCCCACTGGCTCCACCCACGTATCGAAGCGGTGCTTGGCATCCAAGCTCACCGAGCGCTCGTTGATGGACAGCTTGGTCCCCACCGGAGCCACCCCCACGGCGCGTACGCGCTTCCCCACCCGCTGGCCGTTCTTGGGCGACTGGACGACGAGGACAGGCACGGAGTTGTCGTACACCAACTCCAGTTTGTTCATGCGCCCGCCCCGGAGCGGCTGTCCGGTGCGGGACAGGGGTGTGACGGACCAGAGGTAGTTGCCCTCCCGCAGCACACCGGCCTCTAGGGGGGCGCGGGTCTCCGCCACGGTGCGCTCCGCCACGGGCTTGCTCAGCTCGCCGTTGCGGTAGACCGCGATGCGGTACTGGGCCGCCTGGGGCTCGGCCGAGTACTTGAAGACCACCGCCGGAGGCTTGTCCTGGTAGAAGATCGTCGTCTTCTGCGGGCCCTCGGGAACCTCGTTGGTGACGCGCGCCAGGTCCTTCGAGGCCTGCTCCGGCGCGAAGGTGGCACTGCCCTTCGTGAGCTCGGTGCCATCCGGCCGCCGAACCCGCCAGTACAGCCTGCCGCGCTCTGGAGCAGGCACGGTGGCATAGGGCTGATGGACCACGCCGCGCACCACCGTCCGCGTGAAAGCCGGATCCGAGGCCACCTCCAGCAGCACGTCTCCCTCTCCTGCCCAGGAGAGCTTCACCTCGGGCAGTCCCCGGTGGAACACCTGCATGTTCTCCACGGCCGGCAGCGCCACTGGGGCTTGCGCCAGCGGAGACACCTTCGGCTCGGCCTGGCCCGACACGGAGGCCTGCTCACCCGCGCGCAGCGGCTTGCGGGTGTCGCCGCGCACCAGCGTCACATCTCCGGCCCGCGCGGACACATCGAAGCCGTCCGCGGTGCGCCGTACCTTGAGGTCCGCCGCCCCCGCGCTCTCCAGCGTGAGCCCGGGCATCACCACCCGGCTGT
This genomic window contains:
- a CDS encoding DNA polymerase III subunit gamma/tau, with protein sequence MAPTPVAARPSEAPRPQAPSVPAGATPLSRITEPAPEVRVTNIRKPVQEEPVDEERLFAEEGSAEGCASGECLPDAPVVPAPAPAAPPPASTGRDNPALSTAERWRAAVDSVKAASVRHGAALSHGRLLWLRPGEVGVAYIAAHAFHRGQVMGGTGRAMVEKALSEHFGRPTKLMLEEAVGEATTTLSIAEQESQARTAHQQSTEGKVRSHPAIRAVLKMLGGEIEHIQVLEPERPASGPTVETPEDSA
- a CDS encoding YbaB/EbfC family nucleoid-associated protein, with protein sequence MPGIDLNYFIRQANKLTEKIEQRKQELANDTVEGKAGDGRVTVIANGIQEIRSIKIDKATIDPNDTSMLEDLITAAVNAALANSRQHMQKELAKISGGIKIPGIT
- the recR gene encoding recombination mediator RecR — translated: MTPDPLNRLVAQLAKLPGIGEKTAQRLAFHILRAPGDYAAELSQAIREVKEKVHLCARCYSLTDSELCGFCRDMRRDEKVLCVVETFADLMALERTREFRGRYHVLHGVLSPLEGIGPDQLRIKELLERLNDGKVEELILATNPDVEGEATALYLTRLLKPMGLRVSRIAQGLPMGGDLEYADQATLAKALSARREL
- a CDS encoding protein kinase domain-containing protein, producing the protein MSSTQPEPGSQGAASPPLLHPYGQYVLVRKLAEGGMAEIFLAKLLGADGFERNVVIKRMLSNLSSIPDFVEMFRDEARLAARLSHPNIIQIHELGFIDGCYYICMEFLAGEDFSTTLRHAGKKRQYTPMPITLRVLVDAARGLHYAHDFTNEEGQPLHIVHRDISPSNLYVTYQGQVKVLDFGIAKAASRVVQTRTGVVKGKYIYMAPEQAQGKEVDRRADVFSLGVSLYESLTNVRPFARENDLAILNALLQGDFMPPAQLRKDIPPELEAVVLKAMAIKAEDRYATAADFADAIEHSVKGKVPLATHKELAEYLRMQFGEERFAAKTRIPTLASLTATAAQTVSQPPKPVVFASSGVFPSVAAPASQPPLRHSATGIVPPPAGAAQTAEGKPRRTGLLIGVVAGALLLLGGGGFAAWKGLSKSTPPEAVAMPAPPVTPPAGEPTPTPPAPAVVAAVAPAPTTPPEPATPEPETPSSENVKPPEETEDKPGTTQKDPVTKTGKPRPVTLGIQDVERVVARGRSRIVTCFEKYKQDLPSNSGVVRVQLAIASSGRVKATTQGPLASKPVGQCLETQAERLRFPAHRDREVNVVLPFDYTVTR
- a CDS encoding FecR domain-containing protein — translated: MSARRLALAAVLLGGLVSACGDESAPSKPPPPSEPGAPPPVTASQDAGVSALARLEALRGAVQLERDGGLTPAAEGPLMKGDALETGPDGSATVRFADGRTVEVGPNARFVLDEDTGGIVLKVARGIVLSRVPAAPKVRTGPSVELRILTPYGLTRVSSAQPSEVSVSVGPEDSRVEVRMGAIQFVSKDGQELEASAGQSVDVSAGRAELVTGPQRVLELATIQVTVRADSGKVEVRSKGSSQWRTANKGGQKLSPGDGVRARGGTAYLALEGSASTIALASGSEVVLEGAGKQGSQDEARLDLRQGSLTLKLAPERDSRVVMPGLTLESAGAADLKVRRTADGFDVSARAGDVTLVRGDTRKPLRAGEQASVSGQAEPKVSPLAQAPVALPAVENMQVFHRGLPEVKLSWAGEGDVLLEVASDPAFTRTVVRGVVHQPYATVPAPERGRLYWRVRRPDGTELTKGSATFAPEQASKDLARVTNEVPEGPQKTTIFYQDKPPAVVFKYSAEPQAAQYRIAVYRNGELSKPVAERTVAETRAPLEAGVLREGNYLWSVTPLSRTGQPLRGGRMNKLELVYDNSVPVLVVQSPKNGQRVGKRVRAVGVAPVGTKLSINERSVSLDAKHRFDTWVEPVGVPPVLLFKMQHAGAPDVYVVRTLKRGSEE